The Gambusia affinis linkage group LG11, SWU_Gaff_1.0, whole genome shotgun sequence genome contains a region encoding:
- the LOC122840065 gene encoding ribosyldihydronicotinamide dehydrogenase [quinone]-like isoform X1: MAAKKVLIVYAHQSSSSFNAAAKNAAVEVLSAQGCTVEVSDLYAMSFKATATAEDIKGDLKDAENFCYLDESKLAWEQGKLSEDIRKEQSKLTEADLVIFQFPMYWFSVPGIMKGWLDRVLTNGFAFSQEKPYGLETFKDKKAMLSFTTGSLESMFSPTGINGDMNVTLWPLQNGILHYCGFQVLAPQIFWAPALAAAEDRQNMLESWRTRLQGLLEEKPLSFTPLDCFDENTFQLKPDVHEKHASEEFGLTVGIHLNKPLPPHNQMKAGC; this comes from the exons ATGG CAGCAAAGAAAGTGCTGATTGTTTATGCTCACCAGAGCTCTAGCTCATTCaatgctgcagctaaaaatgcTGCTGTGGAGGTTCTGAGTgctcagggctgcacagtggaagTCTCTGACCTGTATGCCATGAGTTTTAAAGCCACTGCTACAGCTGAAGACATCAAAG GAGACTTGAAGGATGCTGAGAACTTCTGTTATCTTGATGAATCCAAACTTGCATGGGAGCAGGGAAAACTTTCAGAGGACATCAGAAAGGAGCAATCTAAGCTCACTGAGGCAGATTTGGTCATCTTTCAG TTCCCGATGTACTGGTTCAGTGTCCCTGGCATCATGAAGGGCTGGCTTGATCGGGTGCTCACCAATGGCTTTGCCTTTTCACAAGAGAAACCCTATGGCCTGGAAACCTTCAAG GACAAGAAAGCCATGCTGTCCTTCACCACTGGGTCTCTAGAATCCATGTTCAGTCCAACTGGTATTAATGGAGACATGAACGTCACACTGTGGCCACTACAG AATGGCATCCTGCACTACTGTGGCTTCCAGGTTCTTGCCCCTCAGATCTTCTGGGCTCCGGCtcttgctgctgctgaagatCGTCAGAACATGCTGGAGAGCTGGCGCACACGACTGCAAGGCCTGCTGGAGGAGAAGCCCCTGTCCTTCACTCCCTTGGACTGTTTTGATGAGAATACTTTCCAGTTGAAGCCTGATGTCCATGAGAAACATGCCAGTGAAGAATTTGGTCTGACTGTGGGCATCCACCTGAACAAACCACTCCCTCCTCACAACCAGATGAAGGCTGGATGCTGA
- the LOC122840065 gene encoding ribosyldihydronicotinamide dehydrogenase [quinone]-like isoform X2, whose product MAKKVLIVYAHQSSSSFNAAAKNAAVEVLSAQGCTVEVSDLYAMSFKATATAEDIKGDLKDAENFCYLDESKLAWEQGKLSEDIRKEQSKLTEADLVIFQFPMYWFSVPGIMKGWLDRVLTNGFAFSQEKPYGLETFKDKKAMLSFTTGSLESMFSPTGINGDMNVTLWPLQNGILHYCGFQVLAPQIFWAPALAAAEDRQNMLESWRTRLQGLLEEKPLSFTPLDCFDENTFQLKPDVHEKHASEEFGLTVGIHLNKPLPPHNQMKAGC is encoded by the exons ATGG CAAAGAAAGTGCTGATTGTTTATGCTCACCAGAGCTCTAGCTCATTCaatgctgcagctaaaaatgcTGCTGTGGAGGTTCTGAGTgctcagggctgcacagtggaagTCTCTGACCTGTATGCCATGAGTTTTAAAGCCACTGCTACAGCTGAAGACATCAAAG GAGACTTGAAGGATGCTGAGAACTTCTGTTATCTTGATGAATCCAAACTTGCATGGGAGCAGGGAAAACTTTCAGAGGACATCAGAAAGGAGCAATCTAAGCTCACTGAGGCAGATTTGGTCATCTTTCAG TTCCCGATGTACTGGTTCAGTGTCCCTGGCATCATGAAGGGCTGGCTTGATCGGGTGCTCACCAATGGCTTTGCCTTTTCACAAGAGAAACCCTATGGCCTGGAAACCTTCAAG GACAAGAAAGCCATGCTGTCCTTCACCACTGGGTCTCTAGAATCCATGTTCAGTCCAACTGGTATTAATGGAGACATGAACGTCACACTGTGGCCACTACAG AATGGCATCCTGCACTACTGTGGCTTCCAGGTTCTTGCCCCTCAGATCTTCTGGGCTCCGGCtcttgctgctgctgaagatCGTCAGAACATGCTGGAGAGCTGGCGCACACGACTGCAAGGCCTGCTGGAGGAGAAGCCCCTGTCCTTCACTCCCTTGGACTGTTTTGATGAGAATACTTTCCAGTTGAAGCCTGATGTCCATGAGAAACATGCCAGTGAAGAATTTGGTCTGACTGTGGGCATCCACCTGAACAAACCACTCCCTCCTCACAACCAGATGAAGGCTGGATGCTGA